In Geotrypetes seraphini chromosome 4, aGeoSer1.1, whole genome shotgun sequence, a single window of DNA contains:
- the LOC117359417 gene encoding uncharacterized protein LOC117359417, producing the protein MLVEMVGQYDNVGQKSLVYSQAKGCKNESKSNLIKMEEEAGGTVFTEGLLLAQQRLLQLDFFLYATLCNIEELLRRMQGVATLTSDVSPLRTPGLGETGGALLGPDTTLSPDIPQPQITSSPRGEVTPELGAVLSQEAAHITTESMETEFPAQGVSTEESEACLTTKGGANQTGQNQGNSSEGEHFYTQQKFPIWETPAQLKHWERDDGRQIQIGMEE; encoded by the exons ATGTTGGTTGAAATGGTTGGTCAATACGATAATGTTGGACAAAAGTCTCTGGTGTACTCCCAAGCGAAGGGTTGCAAAAATGAGAGCAAAAGCAACCTGATAAAAATGGAGGAGGAGGCTGGTGGAACTGTTTTTACAGAAGGCTTATTATTAGCACAGCAG AGGCTTTTGCAGCTCGATTTCTTCCTCTATGCGACTCTTTGCAACATTGAAGAGCTGCTCCGGCGGATGCAAGGAGTTGCAACCTTGACATCTGATGTTAGCCCACTGAGGACACCAGGGCTGGGTGAGACCGGAGGTGCACTTCTTGGGCCAGATACCACCCTTAGCCCAGACATCCCGCAGCCCCAGATCACCAGTTCTCCAAGGGGCGAGGTAACCCCAGAGCTGGGAGCGGTCCTTTCTCAAGAGGCAGCTCACATCACTACGGAGAGCATGGAGACAGAATTCCCAGCCCAGGGAGTTTCTACTGAAGAATCAGAGGCTTGTTTAACAACCAAAGGAGGAGCAAACCAGACGGGGCAAAACCAGGGAAATTCCTCGGAGGGTGAGCATTTCTACACTCAACAAAAGTTTCCTATATGGGAGACGCCTGCTCAG